TAGACACTTACTCATACTTATTGGAATTTATAGGCACGAGAAAAGAATCCGTGTTTTTCGTCACCAACtatataaaatcaaattttttgataGCATTTTTCCATTTCACTGTTGTAGAAATTTGACTCAAAGTATGTCATGGTCTGATTGTCTTCTTCCAATTCAGCACTCACCTGGTATTGCCATCGTTATCTGTTTATCTTCGAGTGGCTCTGAGGTTTCATTTCCATCACCTTCAAATCATCACCTTTCGCTATCTCCCCGAAATAATTCACGTAAGTGGACTTGCCTTTCGAAAGCATTATCCATTTCAATTGTGGTGCTGAGAAAGATTGGAAAAGAATGGAATGGACTGTCGCATATATTTGATCGCAACAATGCCACTGGGGAACAGGTCGCGAAGTAGTCTATATTGAGTTTCCAGTCGAACCGGACCTTGTGAACGTGTTAGAATAGGCCTTGATAACTATTACgacaaattctttaacattACTAGCTATTCACTGAGAGAATTTTATGGCCCCTTCTTTCAAGAAAAGCGAGGAGGATGAAAGTATATGTATTGTTTTTATGAGGAGTGATATGTTGTATCTTGAATTTGGCCAAGAATCAACAATGTTTACTCGCCATTCTGTCCGGATCATAGAGGAAATCAAAGTAGATCTAAAAATACTATACGTTACTATTTGACTTCTAACTAGACAAGATTAGTAGCTTCTTCCCCTATGTGTGATTCTTGATATATTTACTTATCTTTATATGTAGCCTTTTgcctatagtttttttttattttatatatgtacTTATCTTAGGGTTAATGCCAcgacaaaattttaaattaatacacttataataaatttacctcaaattaattttttaatcataaaaaatttaaaactgatatgtttgtaataaatttaccttcaaTTACTTTTCATTAAGATATATGGTCACATTGTTGAGTTGAATTGCTGAGTTGAATAACACATGACAATCAATTAGTGTACccagtttagggttttatcCTCCGTCTGTCATAAGtttcatagtattaatccaatttaataaaaattaaagaagggtaaatttgttacaaatatatcaatttatggtttttggcgatcaaaaaattaattttaagtaatcttatcacaaatgtaccagtttgagactctttttttcgtggtattaacccttattcTTAATACTTATATGTAAtcttaacttctttttttgtcagtcctactctatttctactctacactcactctcagacttttgtcttACCTTTTGtaaggcgtgggagtcgaaacgcactcctgaaacttacacgtccccaccccatctccctgagaatgtggggatttgaacccctcacctcccccttccatgttggaaggatgGCCACTGGAGCGAATCCTAGTGGTTTATGTAATCTTAACTTGCTCCGCTTGGTTTGGAATAAGATACTCTTGAggaaatttcccaaaaagtcttaaatttattgtacatatgtcaattcaattctaaactttctaATGTGGCCAatatagtcctaaacattttgataaatttttaatatggtccatctaatcaatttaaactaaaaattgttgatgtgatgGTTTAGACAGTATTGATCAAGTGTCCTATGTGACAAAGTCGACGACTAATGTGGAAGAACCAAatcaaaacaatgttgttttgtaattttttttaaaaaattctaatttttttcttttatttctttttattttcttttccacaacATTGTTCATAATCTTCATTGTGTCTTCATCTCCTGCAAAACGACATCGATTCTTCCATGTTGGCCATCGACTATATCATATAGGACGCCTGCCATTATCTAGAACgtcatgtcaacaatttctagcATAAATTGACTAGATGGATTACACTAGAAGTCATCGAAAGTTTTACAATTAcattgatcaaattaataagtttatgattgaattggaatCCCTATAATGGGTTTAGAACTTTTGCACAATTTTGAAATACTTTTAGTAGTTATTAGTTAAGTGCATGTTAACTACTGAACCAACTTCATTCTAATACTACCCAAACATGAATTTCTTCATTTatatgaaattgaaatatgtATCTTAGTATAAGTTATTCGTTAAATAGTATCATATTTCATAcgaatcttcctctttcaaacAACATAAAAGTGGAATTCTTAGTTCATATTATATGCTAATGAAAAATACATGGACTCAATTACATTACAAAATTCCTAATTGTCGTTTTTATATGACAAAGGAAAAATGTACATTTATTAAACAACATCATTTAAGGAAATACATAATTGGAACagttatcaaaatattataatttttaatattggcTAATTTGCAACATCAAAACTCATTAAAActgatgctttttttttcttgaacaatttttttttaacaaggcAAAGCACTTATCCTCGTTGGAAGCAAAATGGGTAGAGAATGCAAGAGGAATTGCTCTTTATAAAATAATGATCTTGCAAAATTAGAATCATATGTGTTGCTTTTAAATACAATTCTCAAAGAAAATTTCGTTTCGGAATATAATTATGCAGATAACAATCCTATTCACAGGGGAGCGAATTATCCTAGAAAGATGATTTAGAATGCCCAATTGAAGAAGTTTGGTGATGATTTCCATATGGGCAGTAGCCAACTAAAAGGCAAATACTAAAGCCAGAAGGAATAGGATAGGGAATAGAAGCATGGCTAATGTCAATCAAATCCTTACCATCAATCAGATGGCCATGGACACAATCCCCCCATCACTCTAAACCGATCGATAGGATCTTTGGAGTTCAATGTAGCTTCCAAATTCAGTGCAAAATCCATGATGGCCTCAATGATTAACCTTTTCAATGGTCTTGGCTATAGATAACCTTCTTTGTTGGCCATGACAAGCATGGGCAAAATCCATTGTACGATCTTGAAATCAAAAGGGCCTTGGAATCATAAACCTATCATGaccctaaaaaaaattgaaatttgagaagaaaacaaaagttcataaaGTAGGAAAAGCTGTGTACCTTGAATTGAATAGTGAATTTGTGAAATTGCGATTACTTATGGGTCAATTTTTCTCTATGAAATCACTAAAACCATCATtatattgacatttttttcaattgttttttcctcctttaCAAAGTGTCTAGCAAAATTTTCTCTAATGAGGAGAATTAGGACGGAACGAGTTTGAATATTATTCTAATGATGCTTAAAAATTTGATTCCTCATTGGGCGAAGAATGGAAAAAGGGCGAAGTAAGACAAGTACATAGGAAGGCCGTCTATTCCTCGGAACGATCGTTAAATTTAAAGTCTTAGGACAGCCATCCTTGAattgctaaaaaattaaatgccCTGTCACGTGCCTAACACACACCTCACATGTAGTGACTCCCTAATGAAACTTTCACGTTGTTTTTTCCCCTCCCTTTTTACCAGAATTATCAAAAGCTAGTGTAGCACATAAGaagacaaaagacaaaaatcaAGTGTGGGGTGTTGCCccttctttcaatttttggcttttatcgtattttattttgattgtttCAAAACCAAACACCGAAAAcattatggaaaaaaagaagctacaGAACAAAAGATATCTCGTTTAGTGATTATAGTGAATAATTGAAATGCAAATCTTATTCAATGACTTGAAAGTACAACTTAAATTCATTTTCGATCTTGAAAAGTCCCACCGCCCTAGATTGCTTGTGAGACATTTCCCATCTAAGGACTTAAATGAGATGGCTTAGCTGGAGTCAACCTTAGGTAGGTAATCCTGGACCTATAAGATTTCACAACTGCCgacttcattcttttttatattatatatatatttgcgaTCATCTCAATCGAACGCTGGAAATGACTCAAGTCAAATGTCATTTGTGGACAATTTTCTTGGGGTACAATGTCTATCCCATATGTTAGGAAAGGTTGGAGTATAACACGCATCCACCGAAACAAACAGCACTCCATCTTCACACGCATAATAACCACCTAATTGCTCCAACATCAGATGCGCCTACCAAATGGAACGACAGCCCCATTTCTCGTCCAAATGCAAGTTTTTCAACAGTGATGAACAGTGGCATCCTTGGACAAGATTGTGTGGTTGTGATGACAATGCCCAGACATGGGCCATCTTCTTGCTCCTTACATGCTTGTTAATTTGCACAGCAGAGCCATCCCAgattccatttcttctttttttcttttttcgccttccgttttattgaaatttcaaaataccATTTATTCTTCACAGGctgatcaattaaaaaaataaaataaagtactTCAGCTTCTCAAAACCCTCCAAGAATTTTCAGTGAGCTTCATAATATATCAACAGTACAAGtccagagaaaagaaaaacgaggAAAAAGAAGTTCCACCTAAGCCTTGAACTCTTCATGTAATGGAAATGGGACCCAAAAAAGTTTCTAACAGGACCCCCAAGTCTCGATGTATCATGGGTTCCTCCTGTatgaaaaaaagtgaataaatgaaaaataaataaatgcccATAAAGGGGACACAAATCCAAGAACATAGAATTAGCCACGTGGCCTCCTAAATACTAGCCTTTTCCATGCACTAATATCACTAGAAAAGTGGAAAAAGATGATaattataagagaaaaaaaaaagaaaaaaaaagatagaaaatctTACTTTGCAAGATTTGCTCAGAAATCACAGTATAAATACAAACAAGCCTCTCAGGCCAAAATCCCCCACACTAGTTTTAGGCCCTCTAACGAAGGTGTTATAGTCTCTCCCCAGAAGTAACAATGGCGGAGTTCACATCAGAATTCTTGCAGTGTCTCAAGGCCTCATCGTTCCCGTTCATGGACACCGATCCGAGCATGGAGCTCCTGAGCCACCACTTCAGAGAGATGAACCCGACTGTCGTGATGGATCACTCGAGCTTGACCTTTCATGAGAACCCAATGGATGGCTTCTGCAGCGAGAGCCTGTTCCCTCACCAGGCCCCTGATTGTCCTGGAAGCCTGGCAGTCAGCGTCCCGGGATTTTCCCACCCTCAGGAACCGAACTGCGAGTCAGACTCGGTCGTTCAAACTGTCTTAACTGGTAACGGTGAGCCCCATAAGAAGAGGAAGGCATTGGATGTTTCACAGAGCAGCTCTGCAAATTCATCGGCCCCTGCTCCTTTGGACActggaaggaagaaaaagcatGTAAGGGGAAGGGATTGATGAATCGATCCTTACTTCGTTTGCGTTGATTGttaaaagttacttttttccGTGTGTTGGGAGTTTTGGGTGTGTTTTGGTTATTGAAAAGAGTTGTTCTTTGTTGCATATATGCAGAGTAGTAGTAGCTCAGGCAGAGGGAAGAGAATCAAAGGCAGCAATGAGAAGGTAGAGGAGAGGCCGAAGGAAGTGGTTCACGTCAGAGCAAGAAGAGGACAAGCCACTGATAGCCACAGTTTAGCAGAAAGGGTAAAGCTACTTCAATCCTTGGAAGCACAACAGCAAACGGCATTCGATTTACAATTGTTTTAAAATAGTATCAGTTGATATATTTGTTCTTTTATATTTGTATCCTACTTCAGTCAATTGACTCTGTTCCATCAAACAGGTCAGGAGAAGCAAAATCAATGAGCGGCTGAGATGTTTGCAGGATATAGTTCCAGGATGTTACAAGGTACAAATATGTTTCAAGAAACTGCAGTTGATGAACGCTTTCTAGGAATATCTTTCTTGTGTCCTGAAAGGTGCATATCATTTTGTTCTTAAATTTGCAGACGATGGGATTGGCAGTGATGTTGGATGAGATTATCAATTATGTACAGTCATTACAGAATCAGGTTGAGGTAAGAaacagaaaggaaagaaagaagagacaGAACCACCTCCTTTCAAAGCCTGAAATTGCTAGTTTTagtcattaacattttcatctTGTTTGTATCAGTTCCTTTCAATGAAACTTACTGCAGCAAGCTCATTCTATGACTTCAACGCCGAGTCCGATGCCATCGAAAGAATGCAGGTACCAATCTAAGCTGACCAATCTCATGAAGTACAAACCTTTTTTTAACCAATTGATGAACTGTTAATATATAAACAGTCTATGCAAATGAAGTCTACCACCATACGGCTCAAAACCCCCGTTTTTTTTTAGAGCGATCAAAGAATCTTACCACTTTATGCATTGAAAGATCGCCGTTTTAGTCACCTCGTGACATATTTAACATCACTGAAGAGGGAAGGTtccaattcttttattttctcaaacaaGTTTCAGCTCCTGGTGATAGAGACTCTCCTAAATGACAAACAATTTTTACCTGAAGAGAAGAATTCCTCTAGACTTTAAACCAATAGCCTCCCTGAGCAATCacctatctatctatctatctactTATTTGTTGATTTTATGGGTTCATGTGACTAAAAGAAAGTTGGACCTTCTTGGGTTGCAGAGAGCAAAGGCGTTTGAGGCAAAAGAATTGGAGAGGCTCATCAGAGAAGGACAAGGGAGACATGTCGATTTCCTCACAACAAGGCACGCTTGACAGCAACTTTGGATGTTACTCCCAACCATTTTCTATACAACACATGAAAATGTTCGACTTcctaatattttcaatttctttctttctttctttttccccttcctgTCATAATTTATCTTCAAAATCCTCCCTGATACTGGCACAGATGAAAACTTCAATCTTGTAATCTTCCCACACATGTGAGTCCATGTGATCAATGATAACTAATGTCTTATGAACTCATCAAATTTGggttctcttctctctctctctctctttccattgCCTCCAAACGATGCTTGCTACCATTACTAGAAGTGCTTGGCAATGTTGATAAGTCACGCAACATATAAGTGCGACCCGATAACACACATCATACGAGCAGAAGACATCGCGTGTCTGCTCATCTAATCGTTTGTGATTGGAGAATTGTTATTGTCGTGACGGCAATCTGCACAACTCATCAAGCTTCGCCAAGATCAGTCAAGATTTTGCTGCTTTGGACACGAACTTGACTCGATTGGACTAGAATGTGATGTGCTGCCTTGATGTCCATAATCACACAGTGATAGCAAGATGGCCCACGAAATTATTTTGGCTTTCTTGATAATGACGATCTTTGTCCTTTTCCCTCACAGATAAGTAGCATCAGTGTCATTGCTTGCTCAATTAACAAAAGTGAAATTGATGTCATTGTTGCTTTCTTCCTCCTTGTTTGATTATGGCATATCACTATTTAGTGTTTGGGAATCTGAAGAAGTCGAACATGTCTTAGCACAAGTGACCATGTTAACACGTTGACTCAGTAACTGAGATGTGCACAGGCGATTTTCGTTCGAACTAGCGATTGAAAAAATGACGCCTCGATTGCTTCAAGGCATGATAAGCGGAACGGTTGGCAATCTTAACCTCATGGCATTGGCATACTTATGTCAGAAGAGGTGAGGTTTTGCTAATCGAACGTTTGAGCCAGGGGGAAGAAGATTAATCATTGAACTAAGACAAGAGCTTCACATTATCATTAAGAGGAATCCTGTAGCCCCAATGTTGACTTGTATCGAGTGGGACCAATCTCCAAATGAATTATGACGAACAAACagtggagaaatcctcttgtcGGTAAAATCACATGACTGTCTATTCTATTTGGCACTTGCAAATGGATTATGTATCTCCAATGCTACCAATGGCCCCGGCACTCATACATGTAGACCCAAAGCGCcaaatattgcaatttttcttaCGGGAAAAGAATTTGGTAACAACAAGCAACTTGTCCAATCGGCATCAAGGATAGTTGTAGCTTGTCGACATACAAATAAATCTAAAACTAAGTAATATCAAGACTAAATAGTTGTATATTACTTCGGAATTACAAATATCAAGTGATTTATCGATCTAAATAGTCAAAGATAAAGAGCAATGGAGTGTGATTATTTCGAGTCACATTGATTGCTTaggtaattttttatatatttcttaaGATGTgcaaaaaaatgtttgaaaagttAGGTTTTTGTTTCTTAAATAGCAAACtcttcgatttttttaaaatttattttattgtattttattttagggtttAAGTTTAGATAAGTACGCACAAAATCTCATGGATGTTGCCAATTCAAGGGATGAATGATTGGGGGAGAGAATTTATTGGGCGAAAAAATAGGTATTCCTTGTATGATATCATATTATGTCGAAGGGAAGGAGGTAGATGCAATGAATCCGGGGAGGTTGAGCATTGAGTGGACAGCTTGAAAGGGCCAAACCATGCTCAAAAGGAGATGGACAAGGTGGGTTCTTCCAATTTCTTTGCTAAATGATAAGAGCCCTGGCGAAACCTTTTTTGGAGCCACTTTTGTTTCACTCCCCCAACTAAAAACCTCTCTTCCTTTGACCTCCCTTTTGACCAGCCACGCCACTGGCTTGTCTCTTGGAGCATATGCATGAACGAGGAGGGGAGATGGGAGAGGGATTCCCCAGGGGTCCCAACTTGGATTTTAGGGGCAAAAAAGTATGTGGTGTGGTTGAGAAGTGGATACAAGAACTACAGAAGTACCTGAGATGGGCAAGTTCAAGGATCCAAATTGAAAAAAGGGGGCATCATCATTGAAGCCCTTTTATTCTTTGCGCGTGTTCACCTAAATTGTTGCCTCCTGGCATGTGCTCGACTCTTTGAAAAGAATGAAAGTGGAATATGTCGAAAAGTCACCCTTTGGGAACATACAATGGAAGATTGAGAAACCTTGGCGTAACTTAGGATGTTTAAAAATGACGGACAACATCGTGTTATACGTTTAATTCATACTTCGGATCATTTTTAGttggaaaaatttgaacaaaCTATGTTGAAATTCATCAGGCATGTCAACTTGCACAATCTTTTTGGCCCCCCAAAAGACTACTTACACAACTTTCGGAGTTCGGAACAGGCATCGGCTATGTATCCAAACACGGTTTGTGTGTCCTTACTTGCAAGTCGGAGGAGCCATGCAAGCGGGCACCCCACTACATGACCAAGCACGTACTCAGCCGATCGCCACCACCAGCGGCACCACCTCGCTGGTATTGCTCGGTTATGTACATTCAGTCCAAATCATATCATCGAAGTTCGTGTTGAGAGAGACTCATTCCGCTCATCAGCCCAAGTCTTTGAAGGATCACCAGGTGGATGTGGATGTGCTTGGAAGGCATCAGTCTCAGCACACAGTTTCACATAGATTTCTACCGTCTTCAGTCAGTTTCTCAATTATTGGAGAGGCTTGAGTTCGAAAGCTTTCGAAATAGTTTAAAGGACTGAGAAAGAATGGCTTCTATGGTCAAAAAAGGGTAGCTGAGGGTATCAACTGATGTCACTCTCCCTCGAGTCTCCATGTGACTACCACGGCCCATGCCTAAAGAATTAATCCTCCTTCACAATAtgttcttatattttttttttaatatgaaagatGTCAAATAGCTTTTTCTAGTAGAGAACTTGCTCCACACATTTCATCACAGCAAGTCATCTCATAAAACCTCTAATTCTAAGTATGTTGACTTTTCAGCATGACATTCTTTTACGTAAAGATGATATGTCTGAATTCACAAACAAATCTAGTACTTGCCTTTTGGTGCAGGAACTGATAGCAAAATAGCGTAGAGTCAAGATTACAGACAGGTAAAACTCCACTAGAAAGGGGGAACTAAAAAAGGAGCAAGCAGGAAGAAAGCAGAACTATTAGaacatatttctctttttttatggtgaccCATGGGCATGGCCGTAATTAACCGGTCACCTAAAGGAGAACTAGCACAGCACCATGGCCCCCCGCTTAAAATCCAGATTCCAAGGGCAAGAATTGAACTCACAACCAGCAGTTCCTAAGCCGAAAGTATGGAACGCCCTTGCCATTGGATTGATTCCAGGGTATTAATCCATGACCAGGACAGCTAAATGAATCTTAGCAAGACAAACTCAGGTATTTTAGAAGATCATTACCAAGGCTGAGCTTGAGTGCtcatttggagagagagagagagagatggttcaTGTAATGAAAGGAAGATTCTGTCCGTGATCACTTATCTTACGTTCTCCCATTGATTTATTTAGGATCGTCGGAACCGTCGTTTTCTATACAGAAGAGGAACGTTACCGATGTGTACAAACAAGAATGCTTATCGGCAGTCGAGAGCATCTTTGGACTTGAAGAAGTCATCGACGGGGACTGGTACTTGTATTTTACGCATGGAAGTTGCATTTGTCTGGCCAAGAGCAGTAACTGTTGCTGTTGATATGGAACATAaacaaatgaccatttttcttttcaattttatgtgaaaatccaaaattttatcTTATGTTTAAGAAATTGTGACGAATTTTATGAgtctcgaaatttttttttggttgtatttGAAGTTTGGGATGCTCGCATTTCACGTGAATaacatattttatataaaaatataagcTCTAATACAAAACTTTCTTTATGGCTTTAATGCATTGGGTTTAGAATCCGATTGGGATGTAATTTTCCTATTTGACATCTGATACTGTACTTAGATTGGAGAGAGAGCTTTGGAATTATCTATTTCATTTAGGACATATAaagctttttcaaaaaatattgaatcataaaaaggaggaggaaaattaAAGTCGAGAGAGGAGAAGGCAACGTAAGCATTCTTCCTTCATCGGCCATGACAGTATTTATCGCCAAGTCcttgaaatcaaattttaaggGATCTGGAATCTCCAAGTTGGAGACACCAACTAAAACAGGGATGGAAAACGTTTTTCCAATATGGATTATTGCTTGAATATCTACATCCAATGCATTCTCATTTTTATACGAACAAATATGATTATTCGAACTATAGAACGTAATGAGCCTCATAAATGTTTGCTTGACTAtcgaaacattttttttttgaaacattttttttataatataatgaAGCATGATGAAATATAGACAGAGATTAATTGGttattcaaatatatttacTGAAAACCATAAGTAAAACATTAATTTCCCGACAAGAGggaattcaaatttatttcactCCTTCCTTACTCAGGagttcttttttccatttatatGCAAAAAGAGCTTTGTTAGCATAACAATATTTGAATTACGGTGAGAATAACAACTAATCGTGAACCGCGAAATCGAAGGTCGACGAGTTTGGAAACATATTTAAACGCATGACTTAGGAATACGTGAGTGGCCCTAAAGTGGGGCCCGTGTCATCGGATTGGGCTTCAGCCCAAGACCTAAAACCAAAGGTTGGCGAGATTGGAATCAAAGACCCAAAATGGGGCCTACGTAGTCGAATCGGGTTTTAGGATTGGGCTTCGGCCCTAAACCTAAAACCAAAGGTTGGCGAGAAATTGAAGGCCTAGAGCGGGGCTCGCGTCATCAGATCGGATTTCTCCGTGATACGAAATCGAAGGTGGGCGAGATTGAAAAGATATTTAAGCGCGTGACCTAGAGGTATAATTGTCATTTGGATCTTGATCTGCGGTTGCGATTGGCCCAGAGCAAGGCCTTTATGTCATCGGATCAGGTTTTAGCATTGGGCTTTCGTTGGAGCTACTGACGTTTGCGATCCACACCATCCCCCGGTGTCCAGTTGATTTGGAGAATGGGAcaaccgacccaaaaaaaaagtaaaaaattagaCAACGGGACCCACGTGGAAtcgcttcttttttttatttatttaaaatgacataaaaacattttttatttttgttaatacACAATAATgagaggaaattatttttggctTCATCCAAATATCAGGTCAAAGATAGTcattatttgtgtttttctatGTGACCAAGCAATAATATCCATGGCACGATATAAGTAATAGCACGCATGTTTTTCGCTTCATTCAATAATGTGAACTAGCGGGCTTAATTTGCATAATTGGGTATTTGGGATCCCGTACTTGGCAACTTCACCAAATTTACAAACGTGTCGTTGTTGATTGTCACCTAAAACTGATGTCACCTGCCCCATTAGCAATTAAAATACAAAACTTTTCAatgagtttttaaaaaaaaaaaaaaaaaaaaaaaggaatgctCAAAGGTAATAACAATGCATCCTAAGCTTACGATAGCGTCAAATATAATGTCAAATGGTAAGTAAACGGAAAAGGCCCTTCCAGCTCACACACGATGCGGGGAAGACACGTGCCCCCCCGGGTGTCGATCTTTACTTGCTCCCACTGCTTTCTTGTcacagaagaagaaggaaagctTCCGATCGATGACGATGGCGATATGCTAATAGCCTCCATCGCTCTCtgactactctctctctctctctctctctcttcgttctTCCCTTCCTTATCTTGGCGCTCTTCGCGCCGCTTTCTTCTCCGGATGAATCGCAGCGCAGAGAGATGAATCAGTGCTCCCCCTTCGCCCCTCCCTTGCTTGCTCGTTGAGCTTCCGCGGATTGGACGAACGCGTCCGGACGACGGGCAGCGCCGAATCGTTGATCGGACGCCCTCGTCGGGGGCATTCGGGCATTCGTCGAGTTGCGGTATTTGGGCTTCTCTTCTGATGCGATTGAATTGGGGGGTATTGAGCTGCGATTCTGGTGGATTCGGTGTAATCGGACGTGGTATCAGTAAGTCAAGTTGTTCTCGTTTCTTGTCCGTGTTGGGGCAAATGGAAGGGAATGGGAGTTCGAGTTTGGTTTTGTGAGTCCTGGGGTTAAGAGCGTTGGAGTGGAGGTTGCTAGTCCTAGAATCGGTGGGGCTGGGTTTTAGGATCGAGGGGGGGCTTTCGGGATCACGTAGAGCGGGGACGCTTTCGAGATGGCGGTGGCAAGCAAGACCAGGAATATGTTGGAGGGTCTGGTGAGGGAAGGTTCGTTCAAGTGGTTGATTGGGAACCGGACCTTGTTCGGTGAAGAATTCGAAGAAATGGGGAAGTCTCCGTCGGCTCAAAGGAACTGGATACCGGAGCTGTCCCCGATAGCGAATATCGTCGTTCGCCGATGCTCAAAGTAAGCACCCAGCACCTGTATTAATCGCATAACGCAATCCTTTACTTCGATTGCGGGGATAAAATTGGGGCTCTCACAAAGTTGGTAACTTGATGCCGTATCGTAGCATTGGATTTGGTATCTCACAGCATAATGTTCTATCTCTTCATGACAAGCAATGCTTCAATGCAGAGTCCTCGGTACTCCGACGGTTGAGCTTCAGGGGAGCTTCAACAAAGAGGCTTCTGATTCTGTAAAGCATCCATCGGTCTACGCGAGGAACTTTTTGGAATATTGTTGCTTCAGGACACTTGCACTCTCTATTCAAGTAACCAGCCATCTGGCT
The sequence above is drawn from the Eucalyptus grandis isolate ANBG69807.140 chromosome 11, ASM1654582v1, whole genome shotgun sequence genome and encodes:
- the LOC104425794 gene encoding transcription factor BEE 3 gives rise to the protein MAEFTSEFLQCLKASSFPFMDTDPSMELLSHHFREMNPTVVMDHSSLTFHENPMDGFCSESLFPHQAPDCPGSLAVSVPGFSHPQEPNCESDSVVQTVLTGNGEPHKKRKALDVSQSSSANSSAPAPLDTGRKKKHSSSSSGRGKRIKGSNEKVEERPKEVVHVRARRGQATDSHSLAERVRRSKINERLRCLQDIVPGCYKTMGLAVMLDEIINYVQSLQNQVEFLSMKLTAASSFYDFNAESDAIERMQRAKAFEAKELERLIREGQGRHVDFLTTRHA